A single window of Archangium gephyra DNA harbors:
- a CDS encoding ComEA family DNA-binding protein produces the protein MNRTGALAVAALGLLGLGVLARGRWPDSTPALGCEPGAVRVVEGVAVCGEGAVPSAPQRLLLGQRLDLNAVSEAELAKVPGVGTSLARRLVQAREAEGRFVSWEQVAEVPGVGAARLETLQATTELR, from the coding sequence GTGAACCGGACGGGGGCACTCGCGGTGGCGGCGCTCGGGCTGTTGGGCCTGGGCGTGCTGGCACGCGGCCGCTGGCCGGACTCCACGCCCGCGCTGGGTTGTGAGCCCGGCGCGGTGCGTGTGGTGGAGGGTGTCGCGGTGTGCGGAGAGGGAGCCGTGCCCTCCGCCCCGCAGCGCCTGCTGCTGGGACAGCGGTTGGATTTGAACGCGGTGTCCGAGGCCGAGCTCGCGAAGGTGCCCGGGGTAGGGACCTCGCTCGCCCGGCGCCTCGTCCAGGCGCGTGAGGCCGAGGGCCGCTTCGTCTCCTGGGAGCAGGTGGCGGAAGTGCCCGGCGTGGGCGCAGCCCGGTTGGAGACCCTCCAGGCGACAACGGAGCTACGGTAG